In Pseudoxanthomonas sp. SE1, the genomic stretch GCGCTGGATTTCGAAACCCGTATCTTCGCCAAGACGAACGCACCGGAGATCCTGCGCAGAGAACTGTCCAAGCGCGGTTACCAGCCCAGTCCGATCGCTGGGTATCAACACCGACGCCTACCAACCGGTCGAACGGAAGCTGCAACTGACCCGCCGCATCCTGGAAGTGCTGGCGGCGACGAAACATCCGGTTTCGCTGATCACCAAGAACGCCCTGATCGAACGCGACCTTGATCTGCTGGCGCCGATGGCACGCGAGAACCTCGTGCACGTCTACCTGTCGATCACCACGCTCGACAATGGTCTGTCCTCGCGGCTGGAGCCGCGCGCGTCAGCGCCGCACAGCCGGTTGAAGGCAATGAAGCGGCTCAGCGACGCGGGTGTGCCGGTCGGGGTGATGTTCGCACCCGTGATTCCGTGGGTGAACGACCATGAGCTGGAGGCGGTGCTCGAAGCAGCCCGCACCGCTGGCGCCACCGCGGCCGGCTACGTGCTTCTGCGCCTGCCCCATGAGGTCGCGCCGCTGTTCCGCGATTGGTTGCAGACCCACCTGCCGGATCGCGCCGCGCACGTGATGAGCACCGTGCAGCAGCTGCGCGGCGGCAAGGATTACGACAGCCGGTTCGGCACGCGCCTGCGTGGCGAAGGTGTCTATGCGGACCTGCTGTCGCGCCGTTTCGCCCTCGCATTGAAGCGCTTCGGCTTCGAGGGTCGGCGCCACCCGCCGTTCGATTGCACGCGCTTCGTGCCGCCGCGCGTCGCTTCGCCACAGGGCGAGTTGTTCTAGGTCCGAAGGACCAGCACGCTGCGACGATCGGTCACGGGGCAAGCGCCGGGCGCATATGGACAATCCATCGTCCCTTCCTGCGCATGCCCGCGATGATCCAGTCCCTCTACCTGGCTGGCCCCGACATCTTCCGTCCTGATGCCGTTGAGCGAGGCAAACATCTCAAGGGGCTGTGCACGCGGCATGGCTTCGAAGGGCTGTTTCCGCTCGACGCCCAGGTCGCTGGCCATGCCACTGGCGAACCCATGGACACCGCGCGCTGGATCTACCGTGCCGACATCGGCCTGCTGGATGCCGCCGATGCGGTGCTGGCCAACCTGGACTTCTTCCGCGGTGCGGAACCGGACAGCGGCACCTGTTTCGAAGTCGGCTACGCGATCGCCCGCGGCAAGCCGGTCTACGGCTACGTGCCCGAAGACGGCAGCCTGGCCGACCGCATCCGCGCACGCTGCCCCGAGTACCTCGGCGCCAATGCCGGAAACGATGCTCAGGGCTGGCAGCTGGAGGAATTCGGCCTGCCGCTCAACTTGATGCTGGCAGTGCCATGCATGATGGTGGTGGGCGATGCCGACGCCGCTCTGCAGAGGCTGCGGCGCGACCTCGATGCGCAGCGGAAGATTGCCTGAGCCGAACGCTCAACGCCCGCCGTACAGCCGTTCCGCGCGCTGGAACAAAATCCAGCTTGTCGCGATGTACTTGTCGCCGTGGAGCGGCCGATTGCCGCGATGCGTGTGCGTGAACGCCGTGGGCGCGATCAGCAGGCTGCCGGTGCGCGGCACGATCTTGCGCTGCTGGTGGAAGAACTCGGTTTCGCCCTCGCCGAAGCCATCGTTGAGATAGATCGTCCACAGCACGTGCCGGTGCAGGGTTTCCGCATCGGCCGCTTTCGGGAACAGCTCGCAGTGCCAGTACGGGTATCCGCCTTCGCCGGCGGAATATCGCTGCAGGTTGATGCGGCCCGGCACGAAGACCTTCATCACCAGTTTCATCAACGCGGCATCGTCCATGCCTGCGACATCCTCGTAGCGCAAGCGGCGCAGCTGCCCGTCCGCATCCGGCTGCTGCAGCATCAGCGGCGCGATCAGGCTGAAGGGATAGGTGCGCAGGTACTGCTGCAGGCCGGTGAGCACGGCCAGGTTGAGGCGCTGCTCCACGTCGCGCCAATCTGCCTG encodes the following:
- a CDS encoding nucleoside 2-deoxyribosyltransferase, which encodes MIQSLYLAGPDIFRPDAVERGKHLKGLCTRHGFEGLFPLDAQVAGHATGEPMDTARWIYRADIGLLDAADAVLANLDFFRGAEPDSGTCFEVGYAIARGKPVYGYVPEDGSLADRIRARCPEYLGANAGNDAQGWQLEEFGLPLNLMLAVPCMMVVGDADAALQRLRRDLDAQRKIA
- a CDS encoding 2OG-Fe(II) oxygenase yields the protein MTPTPDPSDFIEVYPDALDAGTCRAIVARFDASGQDQPGRVGGGLYPELKHSRDISISGQADWRDVEQRLNLAVLTGLQQYLRTYPFSLIAPLMLQQPDADGQLRRLRYEDVAGMDDAALMKLVMKVFVPGRINLQRYSAGEGGYPYWHCELFPKAADAETLHRHVLWTIYLNDGFGEGETEFFHQQRKIVPRTGSLLIAPTAFTHTHRGNRPLHGDKYIATSWILFQRAERLYGGR